In Calditrichota bacterium, the genomic stretch TGGTCAGGGTCTGGGAAATGAGGATGTTTGCTGCCCCCGAGTCGGTCTTGATGATCTGTCCGATGATCAATTCCGTCTCAGTCGATACGGGGGTGCGCTCGGTGAAGTAGGCACTTCCGAGCGCCCCAGTCGTATCAGCAACCGTGAACCCCGTAGGTACCCCGGCCTTATCTAGGCCTGGGAACTTAAGTCCGGTGCTCTTTGCATTCTCAACGGAGGCACGTGCTTTCGTCGTAGCAGGAGCAGGTGTGGTTGCTTCTTCATTTACAGCAGCTGTGGTTGCTTCGGCCGAAGCCGATGGGGATACCTCAGGTGCTGATTCCGAGCCCTCAGTTACGAGAGCCGGAATTCCAGTGTTGGTGGGCATCGAGTTGAAGCCAAGGAAGGCGAAAAGAACCAGGATGAGCGATAGCGCAACCTTCGAGGACTTCTTGGAAAGTTGGGATGCCTTCTTATATGTAGTCGAGAGCATGTCTAGGGCGGTTAGGCCACGAGCCTCATCGATTATGAGTTCGGAGAGAACTTTGCGGAGTGATGAGCGGGCACGAGAGACTGTGTGGCGAACTGCAGATTCCTTTATGCCAAGTTCACGGGCGATCTCTTCGGTAGAACGGCCTTCCATCTCCCACATAACCAGCGCAGCGCGCTCGGCTGGGGAGAGCATTGCTAGAGCCTGGCGGACGATCGCGGCATCATCGGCAGCGGCAATCACATCGGAGTGGTCCTTATTTTCTTGCCAGGTTGATTCGACCTCGGCGGTTGCAACATCTAGAACGACGAGGTTCGGACGGCGACCCTCGAGGCGGAAGATGTCGATGCAGAGGTTTTCGATCGTGCGGTGCATGTATGAGAGCGCATGATCAGCGGATTCCAGCTCAGGGGCGGCGAGCATGACCTTGATCAGTGCATCTTGGATTACTTCCTCCGCACGAGCGGAGTCCTTCAGGATTCGAGAGGCG encodes the following:
- a CDS encoding RNA polymerase sigma factor; this translates as MKVWTVAELGAFYTEHRSELLAHASRILKDSARAEEVIQDALIKVMLAAPELESADHALSYMHRTIENLCIDIFRLEGRRPNLVVLDVATAEVESTWQENKDHSDVIAAADDAAIVRQALAMLSPAERAALVMWEMEGRSTEEIARELGIKESAVRHTVSRARSSLRKVLSELIIDEARGLTALDMLSTTYKKASQLSKKSSKVALSLILVLFAFLGFNSMPTNTGIPALVTEGSESAPEVSPSASAEATTAAVNEEATTPAPATTKARASVENAKSTGLKFPGLDKAGVPTGFTVADTTGALGSAYFTERTPVSTETELIIGQIIKTDSGAANILISQTLT